GTCATAGATGGAAGCAACAATGCAAAGATTGCAAGCATACAGGTTGGGGTGAATCCTTCTGGAATAGCTGTCAACCCAGATACAAACAGAATCTATGTGATACACCACTATAATAAAATAAATGACAAATGGCAAAACGGTACGGTAACTGTCATAGATGGAAGCAACAATGCAAAGATTGCAAGCATACAGGTTGGGGTGAATCCTTCTGGAATAGCTGTCAACCCAGATACAAACAGAATCTATGTTACTAACTATATAGATGGCACCGTCTCTGTGATTGATGGTAATAGTAACACAGTCATAGGCAAGCCAATCAAATTAGATTTTGGTGTTGAAGGAATAGCAGTTAATCCTCTTGCAAATAAGATCTATGTCGCTAATGGAATAACTGCCACCGTATATGTCATAGATGGTGGCGATACTGGAAGCAAAGTGGATGAGATTCGGAAACTATTTGCCTGGAACGTAGCTGTCAATCCAGTCACAAACAAGATCTATGTGCCAAGCTATTTCTTTAACAATCTTTCAGTAGTAGACGGCAAGCATGATAACATAATGACAGTCATTCCAATAGGAATGTATCCTGACTAAGAGATAATCGAAGAACACATGCGCGTGTGTCCGAACCTACTATAATGTCGATATCTTGGTAGAACGCGATTGGGCTAACCACCAATTCAATAATTACAAATTTACCAAGATGTACTGCTGATCAACTTGTCGTTTGCTCAATGGATGAGATGCTCAAGTCCAGCCGACGCCAAGTTACCAAAAACTGTAACTCTACACTGGAAACTCTTCGGCGGGTCGCCAGTGATATTACGAAGGAAAGCCTAGCAAATCCGCCTAAGAATTACCAGTGTATGAAACCAATAAAGCTTTATAGCCGCGGATACTGCTACAACAAATAATACAGGCTATGGCATTAGCCCTGGCGCAGGCCAAAACTGCCCTTTTGAAGAGAGGCGCGGATAATGCCTACTACTACCAGTAGAAAAAAGAAGGATTGGTGAGCACACACATACATTGGAACTAAGGGCATGGCGCCTGATAATAAGAATAAAGAAGAGCGACCAGCTGCGCGGAAATAGTATTGAAGAGATTCTGCTCGATTTTCTCAGGGCCAACAGGGTTTGGGGCGCCACAGTCTGGGTAGGAGTCGACGGTTTTGGCAAGCGAAGAAAAGCGGTGAGAAAAGTTGAAGGGATAACGTTTGACTGCCCCCTTGTCATAGAAGCGATAGATGAAAAGGAAAGACTAGAGCCCTTGCTGATCGAGATAAGGCAGATAGTTGGCGACAATGGTCTGGTCACTTTGCAGGAGGTTGGCATCATATAATGAGCAGAAAAATCCGGGCAATATTTGCAGACTATGATGGTACGCTGTGCCCTGCCGCAAACTTGCGATCTAGTGATGACGGAACGTCGTTCATACCAAGCCCTCTGGGAGAGACCCTGTGGACTCTCTCAGGATATATCCCGGTCTGCATAATCTCGAGCAAAGATTCACACTTTCTAGTCAACAGGGCGCCATTTGCAACCGTGTTCTCCTGCATCATGGGAATTGAGACCCTGGTGGTCAAAAGGCGCAACAATAATGACATTCTGCCAGAGATTGAAAAGCGCAGGCTATCCATCAATAGAGCAAGGCTTCGAGAAAATGCGCGCAAG
The sequence above is drawn from the Nitrososphaera viennensis EN76 genome and encodes:
- a CDS encoding DUF190 domain-containing protein encodes the protein MELRAWRLIIRIKKSDQLRGNSIEEILLDFLRANRVWGATVWVGVDGFGKRRKAVRKVEGITFDCPLVIEAIDEKERLEPLLIEIRQIVGDNGLVTLQEVGII
- a CDS encoding beta-propeller fold lactonase family protein gives rise to the protein MAASFISGIGLTMFMSSSYTSNDPNHVVVANQIDNNTFISQDNGTVFAAVNPNTNRIYLANEVSNTVSVVDGNDNAKIASIQASGLPLKLAVNPDTNRIYVTEHHIVNNIEQNGTVTVIDGSNNAKIASIQVGAYSQISVNPDTNRIYVTEHHIVNNIEQNGTVTVIDGSNNAKIASIQVGVNPSGIAVNPDTNRIYVIHHYNKINDKWQNGTVTVIDGSNNAKIASIQVGVNPSGIAVNPDTNRIYVTNYIDGTVSVIDGNSNTVIGKPIKLDFGVEGIAVNPLANKIYVANGITATVYVIDGGDTGSKVDEIRKLFAWNVAVNPVTNKIYVPSYFFNNLSVVDGKHDNIMTVIPIGMYPD